Proteins encoded within one genomic window of Xylophilus sp. GOD-11R:
- a CDS encoding FAD-binding oxidoreductase, with product MNAPSERSHLLPALALRAVPEALLEALAMRFGATQYSAAQAVREQHGRDESSFDVPPPAAVVFAQSVQDIADAVQLAAAHAVPVIPFGSGSSLEGHLLAVQGGISLDVSRMNRLLRLDADDLTVTVEPGITRKQLNEQIKDSGLFFPIDPGADASIGGMVATRASGTNAVRYGSMRENVLALQVVTAAGEVLRTGTRARKSAAGYDLTRLFVGSEGTLGVVTEVTLRLYPLPEAVSAAVCSFPSIEAAVRTTIQTIQMGVPIARCELIDANSVRMVNRHSRLTLPESPMLLMEFHGSPTGVAEQAETVQEIAADHGGDGFEWATTPEERTRLWTARHNAYFAAVQSRPGCRVVATDTCVPISRLADCLLDSVAEADASGIPYFLVGHVGDGNFHFGYLIDPASTSERARAEALSDSLVARALRLEGTCTGEHGIGLHKMGFLVDEAGVGGVEMMRTLKRALDPLNIMNPGKIFTI from the coding sequence ATGAACGCACCATCCGAACGCTCTCACCTGCTGCCCGCCCTCGCCCTGCGGGCGGTGCCCGAGGCCTTGCTGGAGGCGCTGGCTATGCGTTTCGGTGCCACGCAGTATTCGGCGGCCCAGGCGGTGCGCGAGCAGCACGGGCGTGACGAGTCGTCCTTCGACGTGCCGCCGCCGGCGGCCGTCGTGTTTGCGCAAAGCGTCCAGGACATCGCCGACGCGGTGCAGCTGGCCGCCGCGCACGCGGTGCCGGTGATTCCCTTCGGCAGCGGCTCCTCGCTCGAAGGCCATCTGCTGGCGGTGCAGGGTGGCATCAGCCTGGACGTGTCGCGCATGAACCGCCTGCTGCGCCTGGACGCCGACGACCTGACGGTGACGGTGGAACCCGGCATCACCCGCAAGCAGCTCAACGAGCAGATCAAGGACAGCGGCCTGTTCTTCCCCATCGACCCAGGCGCCGACGCGTCCATCGGCGGCATGGTGGCCACCCGCGCCTCGGGCACGAACGCGGTGCGCTACGGCTCGATGCGCGAGAACGTGCTGGCCTTGCAGGTGGTGACCGCGGCGGGCGAAGTGCTGCGCACCGGCACCCGGGCGCGCAAGTCGGCCGCCGGCTACGACCTCACTCGCCTGTTCGTGGGCAGCGAAGGCACGCTGGGCGTTGTCACCGAAGTGACGCTGCGGCTCTACCCGCTGCCCGAGGCGGTGTCGGCGGCGGTGTGTTCGTTTCCGAGCATTGAGGCAGCGGTGCGCACCACGATCCAGACGATCCAGATGGGCGTGCCGATCGCGCGCTGCGAGCTGATCGACGCGAATTCGGTACGCATGGTCAACCGGCATTCCCGGCTGACCCTGCCTGAGTCGCCGATGCTGCTGATGGAATTCCACGGCTCGCCGACCGGCGTGGCCGAGCAGGCCGAGACGGTGCAGGAGATCGCGGCCGACCATGGCGGCGACGGTTTCGAATGGGCGACCACGCCCGAGGAGCGCACCCGGCTGTGGACCGCGCGGCACAACGCGTACTTCGCGGCGGTGCAGTCGCGGCCCGGTTGCCGCGTGGTGGCCACCGACACCTGCGTGCCCATCTCACGCCTGGCCGACTGCCTGCTCGACTCGGTCGCGGAGGCCGACGCCAGCGGTATCCCCTACTTTCTGGTCGGCCACGTGGGCGACGGCAATTTCCATTTCGGCTACCTGATCGATCCGGCGTCGACTTCCGAACGTGCGAGGGCCGAGGCGCTGAGCGACTCGCTGGTGGCGCGTGCGCTGCGGCTGGAAGGCACCTGCACCGGCGAACACGGCATCGGGCTGCACAAGATGGGCTTTTTGGTGGACGAGGCCGGTGTCGGCGGCGTGGAGATGATGCGCACGCTCAAGCGCGCGCTGGACCCGCTCAACATCATGAACCCGGGCAAGATCTTCACGATCTGA
- a CDS encoding hybrid sensor histidine kinase/response regulator, with the protein MTSSPFPKTDEGGFDQRWRAEAINDLRISQSVALVRHLPTVLVGNGLGMLFAVFLLRRHYPARELVPLMLAMAYLLAPIALTWWKLRHRPRPISVSVNHLRRQVGYSAVLGCFWAACMAQYAPAHDFTATSLLALGLAFLALGSAATFYVLPMAALSYAVPILCAALYVGWQARSDMALLLIAMLGLMAVATLGIVWGNWTNFREVLRLIQEKSQLLHEAEVVRRAEEEFVENLNHEIRNALTSVIGYFDVAANPDLSPQEHLDMIEHARETGGLLQVLLSDLLDVGRLNAGRTRLALAPLSFRQLVRTTVISASAAINGRDLSVRTNIDASVPEVLIGDAARLQQILLNLVGNALKVMETGTVIIQARYRGNFNPLLEIVISDDGPGIPVERQRSLFHRFSRLSEVPGNTGPTVGGWGLGLSICAALVELMHGDIRVSSEIGRGAAFTIRLPLLEERRKLPREEAAPQVTVSREAVAYSALEALVVDDTAANRLILRKMLQALGCRVAVASDGAEAVLACTNKRFNLVFMDLELGEMDGITATRHIRALPGPEGRMPIVAITGFASMERVAAIQESGMNDYVLKPVRLDTLASVVKKWAR; encoded by the coding sequence ATGACTTCCTCTCCATTCCCGAAAACCGATGAAGGCGGATTCGACCAGCGGTGGCGCGCCGAGGCGATCAACGACCTGCGCATCTCGCAATCGGTCGCGCTGGTCCGGCACCTGCCGACCGTCCTGGTCGGTAACGGCCTGGGCATGCTGTTCGCCGTCTTCCTGCTGCGCCGGCACTATCCCGCCCGCGAACTCGTGCCCTTGATGCTCGCGATGGCCTACCTGCTGGCACCGATCGCCCTGACCTGGTGGAAGCTGCGGCACCGGCCGCGCCCGATCTCCGTATCGGTCAACCACCTGCGGCGCCAAGTGGGCTATTCGGCCGTCCTCGGCTGCTTCTGGGCCGCCTGCATGGCGCAGTACGCACCGGCGCACGACTTCACCGCCACCAGCCTGCTGGCGCTCGGCCTGGCCTTCCTGGCGCTGGGCTCCGCCGCCACCTTCTACGTGCTGCCCATGGCCGCGCTCTCGTATGCGGTGCCCATCCTCTGCGCCGCGCTCTACGTCGGCTGGCAGGCCCGGTCCGACATGGCGCTGCTGCTCATCGCCATGCTCGGGCTGATGGCGGTGGCCACCCTGGGCATCGTCTGGGGCAACTGGACCAACTTCCGCGAAGTGCTGCGACTCATCCAGGAAAAATCGCAGCTGCTGCACGAGGCCGAAGTCGTGCGGCGCGCCGAGGAGGAGTTCGTCGAGAACCTCAACCACGAGATCCGCAACGCCCTGACCTCGGTCATCGGCTACTTCGACGTCGCAGCCAACCCCGACCTGTCGCCGCAGGAGCACCTCGACATGATCGAGCACGCCCGCGAGACCGGCGGGCTGCTGCAGGTGCTGCTGAGCGACCTGCTCGACGTCGGGCGGCTCAACGCCGGGCGCACCCGCCTGGCGCTCGCCCCGCTGTCGTTTCGCCAGCTCGTGCGCACCACCGTCATCTCGGCGTCGGCCGCCATCAACGGGCGCGACCTCAGCGTGCGCACCAACATCGACGCGTCGGTGCCCGAGGTCCTCATCGGCGACGCGGCCCGGCTGCAGCAGATCCTGCTCAACCTGGTCGGCAACGCGCTCAAGGTGATGGAAACCGGCACGGTGATCATCCAGGCGCGCTATCGCGGCAACTTCAATCCGCTGCTCGAGATCGTCATCAGCGACGACGGCCCGGGCATCCCCGTTGAACGCCAGCGTTCGCTGTTCCACCGCTTCTCGCGCCTGTCCGAGGTACCGGGCAACACCGGTCCCACCGTCGGCGGCTGGGGCCTGGGCTTGAGCATCTGCGCCGCGCTGGTCGAACTGATGCACGGCGACATCCGTGTCAGCAGCGAGATCGGACGCGGTGCGGCCTTCACCATCCGCCTGCCGCTGCTCGAGGAGCGGCGCAAGCTGCCGCGCGAAGAGGCCGCCCCGCAGGTCACCGTGTCGCGCGAAGCGGTCGCCTACAGCGCGCTCGAAGCGCTGGTCGTCGACGACACCGCGGCCAACCGGCTCATCCTGCGCAAGATGCTGCAGGCCCTCGGCTGCCGGGTGGCGGTCGCCAGCGACGGCGCAGAGGCCGTTCTGGCCTGCACCAACAAGCGCTTCAACCTGGTCTTCATGGACCTCGAACTCGGCGAGATGGACGGCATCACCGCCACCCGCCATATCCGCGCGCTGCCCGGGCCCGAAGGCCGCATGCCGATCGTCGCGATCACCGGCTTCGCGTCGATGGAGCGGGTCGCGGCCATCCAGGAGTCCGGCATGAACGACTACGTGCTCAAGCCGGTGCGCCTGGACACCCTGGCTTCCGTGGTGAAGAAATGGGCGCGATGA
- a CDS encoding cob(I)yrinic acid a,c-diamide adenosyltransferase encodes MGNRLTQIATRTGDDGSTGLGDNTRVPKHHLRVQAMGDVDELNSHLGVLLAEPALPDAVRELLVDVQHHLFDLGGELCMPGHELLKETALLRLDEALAEHNAALPRLAEFILPAGSRPAALAHVCRTVARRAERAVVALAAQEPLRPAAQQYLNRLSDLLFVLARVLARADDGSEVYWKSDRMARRDGD; translated from the coding sequence ATGGGAAATCGATTGACGCAGATAGCCACCCGGACTGGTGACGACGGCAGCACCGGCCTGGGCGACAACACCCGCGTGCCCAAGCACCACCTGCGGGTGCAGGCCATGGGCGATGTCGACGAGCTCAATTCCCACCTCGGCGTGCTGCTGGCCGAGCCCGCACTTCCCGACGCGGTACGCGAGCTGCTGGTCGACGTGCAGCACCACCTGTTCGACCTCGGCGGCGAGCTTTGCATGCCGGGCCACGAGCTGTTGAAAGAGACCGCGCTGCTGCGCCTAGACGAGGCCCTGGCGGAACACAACGCCGCCTTGCCGCGCCTGGCCGAATTCATCCTGCCGGCCGGATCGCGCCCGGCGGCGCTCGCCCATGTCTGCCGCACCGTCGCCCGCCGCGCCGAACGCGCGGTGGTGGCGCTGGCCGCCCAGGAGCCGCTGCGGCCGGCGGCGCAGCAATACCTCAACCGCTTGAGCGACTTGCTCTTCGTGCTGGCGCGGGTGCTGGCCCGCGCGGACGACGGCAGCGAGGTCTACTGGAAGAGCGACCGCATGGCGCGCCGCGACGGCGACTGA
- a CDS encoding methyl-accepting chemotaxis protein, translating into MSVFSLRRFTIRMRMFGAIVLVVALVALLGGGGFWGMGDIQRKAENFVSTSSAATGQMTELRDALQTARRAEKDMIIQYEKPEGVRAARAVWAGALDKAAATGKRFADEHGDDDARAMNDVLERIGRYRQAFSATANQLENNGYESATTANRMSARAVAVFEEAEKNLAVLDAGLRTRTEEQLAAQRRTSGRIQMLFAIVVLVAVLTVVPLTLMNMRSICLPLEQARRTAQAIAQGDLSQPIAVEGRDELADLQRALAGMQDGLGAMVAQVRNASESIASASQQIAAGNQDLSNRTENTAGNVQQTVASITELGSNVQQTASSAQTAHALATTASGAATRGGAVVQQAVASMQDIAASSRRINDIIALIDSIAFQTNILALNAAVEAARAGEQGRGFAVVASEVRNLAQRSAQAAQEIKGLIETSVNAVDGGVKLVRDAGVAMEEIVAGVKRVGGIIGEISAAANQQTTGIGEVSDAVQDIDRMTQQNAALVEESAAAAESLREQAQRLAGVVGQFRLAQVLGHAMAMPGRDEPQRLPGAAPRLLAEA; encoded by the coding sequence ATGTCCGTGTTTTCGCTGCGCCGGTTCACCATCCGCATGCGCATGTTCGGCGCGATCGTGCTGGTGGTGGCGCTTGTCGCCCTGCTCGGGGGCGGCGGTTTCTGGGGCATGGGCGATATCCAGCGCAAGGCCGAAAACTTCGTGTCGACCTCGTCGGCGGCCACTGGCCAGATGACCGAGCTGCGCGACGCGCTGCAGACGGCTCGCCGCGCCGAGAAGGACATGATCATCCAGTACGAGAAGCCCGAAGGCGTGCGCGCGGCGCGTGCCGTCTGGGCCGGCGCGCTCGATAAGGCAGCGGCCACCGGCAAGCGTTTCGCCGACGAACACGGCGACGACGACGCCCGGGCCATGAACGACGTGCTGGAGCGCATCGGCCGCTACCGCCAGGCTTTCAGCGCCACCGCCAACCAGTTGGAGAACAACGGCTACGAATCGGCCACCACCGCTAACCGCATGAGCGCACGGGCGGTGGCGGTGTTCGAAGAGGCCGAGAAGAACCTGGCCGTGCTCGATGCCGGCCTGCGCACCCGCACCGAAGAACAGCTGGCCGCGCAGCGCCGCACCTCGGGCCGCATCCAGATGCTGTTCGCCATCGTGGTGCTGGTGGCGGTGCTGACCGTGGTGCCGCTGACGCTGATGAACATGCGCTCGATCTGCCTGCCGCTGGAGCAGGCGCGTCGCACGGCGCAAGCCATCGCCCAGGGAGACCTGTCGCAGCCGATCGCGGTGGAAGGCCGCGACGAACTCGCCGATCTGCAGCGCGCCCTCGCCGGCATGCAGGACGGGCTGGGCGCGATGGTGGCGCAGGTGCGCAACGCCAGCGAGAGCATCGCCAGCGCCAGCCAGCAGATCGCGGCGGGCAACCAGGATCTGTCGAACCGCACCGAGAACACGGCGGGCAATGTGCAGCAGACGGTGGCCTCGATCACCGAGCTCGGCAGCAACGTGCAGCAGACGGCGTCGTCCGCACAGACGGCGCACGCGCTGGCCACCACCGCCAGCGGCGCGGCCACGCGGGGCGGTGCGGTGGTGCAGCAGGCGGTGGCCAGCATGCAGGACATCGCGGCCTCGAGCCGGCGCATCAACGACATCATCGCGTTGATCGATTCCATCGCCTTCCAGACCAACATCCTGGCGCTCAACGCCGCCGTGGAAGCCGCCCGTGCCGGCGAGCAGGGCCGGGGTTTCGCGGTGGTGGCCAGCGAGGTGCGCAACCTGGCGCAGCGCTCGGCGCAGGCGGCGCAGGAGATCAAGGGCCTGATCGAGACCAGCGTCAATGCGGTCGACGGCGGGGTGAAGCTGGTGCGCGACGCGGGCGTGGCGATGGAAGAGATCGTCGCCGGCGTGAAGCGCGTGGGCGGGATCATCGGCGAGATCAGCGCGGCGGCGAACCAGCAGACGACCGGCATCGGCGAGGTGAGCGACGCGGTGCAGGACATCGACCGCATGACGCAGCAAAACGCGGCGCTGGTCGAGGAATCGGCCGCCGCCGCCGAGTCCCTGCGCGAGCAGGCGCAGCGTCTGGCCGGCGTGGTCGGACAGTTCCGGCTGGCGCAGGTACTGGGCCATGCGATGGCGATGCCGGGCCGCGACGAGCCCCAGCGGCTGCCCGGCGCGGCGCCGCGCCTGCTGGCCGAGGCCTGA
- a CDS encoding class I SAM-dependent methyltransferase, with protein sequence MPIRPPATVSLLRLPWPLPALLTWAACWVCWLGLRAVGVSPLIALFTTTALGVICAVPQQRRWRRLMVAAGYPLSFAMLGAAQIPAWAWLLPLALLALVYPMRAWHDAPLFPTPVGALRRLPEVVPLAAGAVVLDAGCGLGDGLIALHAAYPQARLRGTEWSWPLRLACALRCPWAQVRQGDIWHDDWREVDLIYLFQRPESMSRAASKAVVELRPGAWLVSLEFPLPDEHPDLRPQPSPSSSPGGKPVWVYRRA encoded by the coding sequence ATGCCGATCCGACCGCCCGCCACCGTTTCCCTGCTGCGCCTGCCCTGGCCGCTGCCCGCGCTGTTGACCTGGGCCGCCTGCTGGGTCTGCTGGCTCGGCCTGCGGGCCGTGGGCGTGTCACCGCTGATCGCGCTGTTCACCACCACCGCGCTCGGCGTGATCTGCGCCGTGCCGCAGCAAAGGCGCTGGCGCCGGCTGATGGTGGCCGCCGGTTATCCACTGTCCTTCGCCATGCTGGGCGCCGCGCAGATCCCGGCCTGGGCCTGGCTGCTGCCGCTGGCGCTGCTGGCATTGGTCTACCCGATGCGCGCCTGGCACGACGCACCGCTGTTCCCTACGCCGGTCGGTGCGCTGCGCCGCCTGCCCGAGGTCGTGCCGCTGGCAGCCGGCGCGGTGGTACTCGACGCCGGATGCGGCTTGGGCGACGGACTCATCGCGCTGCACGCCGCCTATCCGCAGGCGCGGCTGCGCGGCACCGAATGGAGCTGGCCGCTGCGCCTGGCCTGTGCGTTGCGCTGCCCCTGGGCGCAGGTGCGGCAGGGCGACATCTGGCACGACGACTGGCGCGAGGTCGATCTGATCTACCTGTTCCAGCGGCCGGAGAGCATGAGCCGCGCGGCCAGCAAGGCGGTGGTCGAACTGCGGCCGGGTGCGTGGCTGGTGAGCCTGGAATTTCCGCTGCCCGACGAGCACCCGGACCTGCGTCCGCAGCCCTCTCCATCGTCGTCACCGGGCGGCAAGCCGGTCTGGGTCTACCGGCGCGCCTGA
- a CDS encoding hotdog fold thioesterase, producing the protein MTIWTHPITLEDLRQRAIGTAIEHLGIEFLEIGDDFLSGRLLVDQRTRQPFGILHGGVSVVLAETLGSVGATYSCPMGHTAVGLEINANHLRAVSSGWVTGVARPLHRGRSTQVWQIEMRDEAGRMNCVSRITMSILAPAATA; encoded by the coding sequence ATGACCATCTGGACCCATCCCATCACCCTGGAAGACCTGCGGCAACGCGCGATCGGCACCGCCATCGAGCACCTCGGCATCGAGTTCCTGGAGATCGGCGACGACTTCCTGAGCGGCCGCCTGCTGGTGGACCAGCGCACCCGCCAACCGTTCGGCATCCTGCACGGCGGGGTGTCGGTGGTGCTCGCCGAGACGCTGGGTTCGGTCGGCGCCACCTACAGCTGCCCGATGGGGCACACGGCGGTGGGACTGGAGATCAATGCCAACCACCTGCGCGCCGTTTCCAGCGGCTGGGTGACTGGCGTGGCCCGGCCGCTGCACCGGGGCCGCAGCACCCAGGTGTGGCAGATCGAGATGCGCGACGAGGCCGGGCGCATGAACTGCGTGTCGCGCATCACCATGTCGATCCTCGCGCCGGCGGCCACGGCCTAA
- a CDS encoding heavy metal translocating P-type ATPase produces the protein MVTTVSASTDTPLDLLVGGMTCASCVARVEKALRAVPGVTDAAVNLATETARVRVSPDAPADTDWPSRLRRAVRDAGYEPRTAEQAAEADSAPAWAGLLPVAAGGLLSLVLMAPMLLSPLGAHTMLAPWLQALLAAPVQFGLGARFYRAGWAALRARSGNMDLLVALGTSAAYGLSLWLWWRAPAGAMPHLYFEASATVVTLVLLGKWLEARAKRRTGSAIRALQALRPETARVLRRKREVEMPVAELLVGDTVVLRPGERVPADGRVLEGRSQADESLLTGEPLPVDKAPGDRLTGGSVNGEGRLLVEVTAVGAETVLARVVRLVEDAQAAKAPIQRTVDRVAEVFVPVVLVIAALTMAGWLLAGAGVEASLVHAVSVLVIACPCALGLATPAALMTGTGVAARHGILVRDAAALEQARRIVTVAFDKTGTLTAGRPRLLAFDTVAGDDDARWLAVAAALQAGSEHPLARAVTAAAVERGLAAMTATDIRAEAGRGLRGVVDGREYLLGSERWMAEHGVALPLTDRTGAHAGATVSVLAESVGDGGQARAVLSFGDLPREGAADALAGLRRRGLRLAMLSGDNPAAAAAMAAPLGLRADEVHAGLLPAGKVDALRALAQAGPVAMVGDGINDAPALAAADLGIAMGSGTDVALQAAGITLMRPDPALVGAALDIARRTGAKIRQNLFWAFVYNLAGIPLAAFGLLSPVVAGAAMALSSVSVMANALLLRRWRPRR, from the coding sequence ATGGTCACCACCGTTTCTGCCAGCACCGACACGCCGCTCGACCTCTTGGTCGGCGGCATGACCTGCGCGTCCTGCGTGGCGCGGGTGGAAAAGGCCTTGCGCGCGGTGCCGGGCGTGACCGATGCGGCGGTCAACCTGGCGACCGAGACAGCGCGGGTGCGCGTGTCGCCCGACGCACCGGCGGACACCGACTGGCCTTCGCGCCTGCGCCGTGCGGTGCGTGATGCCGGCTACGAGCCACGCACCGCCGAGCAGGCGGCCGAGGCCGATTCCGCGCCGGCCTGGGCCGGGCTGCTGCCGGTGGCTGCGGGCGGCTTGCTCAGCCTGGTGCTGATGGCGCCGATGTTGCTGTCGCCCCTCGGCGCGCACACCATGCTGGCGCCGTGGCTGCAGGCGTTGCTGGCCGCGCCGGTGCAGTTCGGGCTGGGCGCTCGCTTCTACCGCGCCGGTTGGGCGGCGCTGCGCGCGCGGTCGGGCAACATGGATCTGCTCGTGGCGCTGGGCACGTCGGCGGCCTATGGCCTGTCGCTCTGGCTCTGGTGGCGGGCGCCGGCCGGGGCGATGCCGCATCTGTACTTCGAGGCGTCGGCGACGGTGGTCACGCTGGTGCTGCTCGGCAAATGGCTGGAAGCGCGCGCCAAGCGGCGTACGGGCAGCGCCATCCGCGCGCTGCAGGCGCTGCGGCCGGAAACGGCGCGGGTGCTGCGGCGCAAGCGCGAGGTGGAGATGCCGGTGGCCGAACTGCTGGTAGGCGACACCGTGGTGCTGCGCCCCGGCGAGCGGGTGCCGGCCGACGGCCGGGTGCTCGAAGGCCGTTCCCAGGCCGACGAATCGCTGCTGACCGGCGAGCCCCTGCCGGTCGACAAGGCGCCGGGCGACCGGCTGACCGGCGGATCGGTCAATGGCGAGGGCCGACTGCTGGTGGAGGTGACGGCGGTCGGTGCCGAGACGGTGCTGGCGCGCGTGGTGCGCCTGGTGGAAGACGCGCAGGCGGCCAAGGCGCCGATCCAGCGCACGGTCGACCGGGTGGCGGAAGTCTTCGTGCCGGTGGTGCTGGTGATCGCGGCGCTGACCATGGCCGGCTGGCTGCTGGCCGGCGCCGGCGTGGAGGCGTCGCTGGTGCATGCGGTGTCGGTACTGGTCATCGCCTGCCCCTGCGCGCTCGGCCTGGCGACACCGGCCGCGCTGATGACCGGCACCGGCGTGGCGGCGCGCCACGGCATCCTGGTGCGCGACGCGGCAGCGCTGGAGCAGGCCCGGCGCATCGTCACCGTGGCCTTCGACAAGACAGGCACGCTGACGGCCGGCCGGCCACGCCTGCTGGCCTTCGACACGGTGGCGGGCGACGACGATGCGCGCTGGCTGGCGGTGGCGGCGGCCCTGCAGGCGGGCAGCGAACATCCGCTGGCGCGGGCGGTGACGGCGGCGGCGGTCGAGCGCGGGCTGGCGGCGATGACGGCGACCGACATCCGGGCCGAAGCCGGTCGCGGCCTGCGGGGCGTGGTCGACGGGCGGGAATACCTGCTGGGCAGCGAGCGCTGGATGGCCGAGCACGGCGTCGCCCTGCCCCTGACCGATCGCACGGGAGCGCATGCCGGGGCGACCGTGTCGGTACTGGCCGAAAGCGTCGGCGACGGTGGGCAGGCGCGCGCCGTGCTGTCCTTCGGCGACCTGCCCCGCGAAGGAGCGGCGGACGCCCTCGCCGGGCTGCGTCGGCGCGGGCTGCGCCTGGCGATGCTGTCGGGCGACAACCCGGCGGCGGCCGCCGCCATGGCCGCGCCACTGGGCCTGCGCGCCGACGAGGTCCACGCCGGGCTGCTGCCGGCCGGCAAGGTCGACGCCTTGCGCGCGCTGGCGCAGGCCGGCCCGGTGGCGATGGTGGGCGACGGCATCAACGACGCGCCGGCGCTGGCGGCAGCCGACCTGGGCATCGCGATGGGCAGCGGCACCGACGTGGCCCTGCAGGCCGCCGGCATCACGCTGATGCGGCCGGACCCGGCGCTGGTGGGCGCGGCGCTGGACATCGCCCGGCGCACCGGCGCGAAGATCCGGCAGAACCTCTTCTGGGCCTTCGTCTACAACCTCGCCGGTATTCCCCTGGCGGCCTTCGGCCTGCTGAGCCCGGTGGTGGCGGGCGCCGCGATGGCGCTCAGCTCGGTCAGCGTGATGGCCAACGCGCTGCTGCTGCGGCGCTGGCGGCCCCGCCGGTAA
- a CDS encoding CysB family HTH-type transcriptional regulator produces MNFQQLRSVREAVRCGFNLTDVAHALHTSQPGVSRQIRELEEELGIALFVRAGKRLTGMTEPGAHVLPVIERILQDSGNLRSAAQEFVAQKSGRLVIAATHSQARYALPGAVQDFRRQFPNVRLHLHQGSPRQVAEMLMAGEADVGIATEALDRYDGLVALPCYRWTHSAIVKPGHALLDGPLTLARLAAYPLITYDTGFTGRPHIDEAFAQQGLVPDIVLSAMDADVIKAYVELEMGVGIVASIAYEHERDTGLRALDAGHLFGINLTKLALRRGSYLRGYVYAFIECFAPTLVRSVVEQALGDESDAGERYEI; encoded by the coding sequence ATGAACTTCCAGCAACTGCGCTCCGTGCGCGAAGCCGTGCGTTGCGGCTTCAACCTCACCGACGTCGCGCATGCGCTGCACACCTCGCAACCGGGCGTGAGCCGGCAGATCCGCGAGCTGGAAGAAGAACTCGGCATCGCGCTCTTCGTGCGGGCCGGCAAGCGCCTGACCGGCATGACGGAGCCCGGCGCCCATGTGCTGCCGGTGATCGAACGCATCCTGCAGGACAGCGGCAACCTGCGCAGCGCGGCGCAGGAGTTCGTCGCCCAGAAAAGCGGTCGCCTGGTGATCGCGGCCACCCACTCGCAGGCGCGCTACGCGTTGCCAGGCGCGGTGCAGGATTTCCGGCGCCAGTTCCCCAACGTGCGGCTGCACCTGCACCAGGGCTCGCCCCGGCAGGTCGCCGAGATGCTGATGGCCGGCGAGGCCGACGTGGGCATCGCCACCGAGGCGCTGGACCGCTACGACGGCCTGGTCGCCCTGCCCTGCTACCGCTGGACGCATTCGGCCATCGTGAAGCCGGGCCACGCGCTGCTCGACGGGCCGCTGACGCTGGCGCGGCTGGCGGCCTATCCGCTGATCACCTACGACACCGGCTTCACCGGCCGGCCGCATATCGACGAGGCCTTCGCGCAGCAGGGACTGGTGCCCGACATCGTGCTGTCGGCCATGGACGCCGACGTGATCAAGGCCTATGTGGAGCTGGAGATGGGCGTGGGCATCGTCGCCTCCATCGCCTACGAGCACGAGCGCGACACCGGTCTGCGGGCGCTCGACGCCGGCCACCTGTTCGGCATCAACCTGACCAAGCTGGCGCTGCGACGGGGCAGCTACCTGCGCGGCTACGTCTACGCCTTCATCGAATGCTTCGCGCCGACGCTGGTGCGCAGCGTGGTCGAGCAGGCGCTCGGCGACGAGTCCGATGCGGGCGAGCGCTACGAGATCTGA